In the genome of Mycoplasma seminis, one region contains:
- the mutM gene encoding bifunctional DNA-formamidopyrimidine glycosylase/DNA-(apurinic or apyrimidinic site) lyase, with protein MPEYPEVTVVTNSLNYYSQGKTIVDVKVIKEKLIKNVSVNDFINQLKGRKILSVKNYGKFIVFEFDNKLRMISHLRMSGRYYFTSWFNYISEPIWRYNNCVEFIVDTDKKEFVSSTADILIYRDPRMFGSFELISPQDDRSIYQIKNLGQLPLDTNVDELYEKLQRKNISIKSVLLDQSLVLGIGNIYADEALHKVKMYPMLKCNKVSKDRLKQLLIAAGEIMEDSIKHGGSSVHTYVSVNSKYGTFQEKLKIYGKEGKICSLCNITPIKKSKIRL; from the coding sequence ATGCCTGAATATCCTGAAGTTACAGTAGTAACTAATAGTTTAAATTACTATAGTCAAGGTAAAACAATTGTAGATGTAAAAGTTATTAAAGAAAAATTAATTAAAAATGTATCTGTAAATGATTTTATTAATCAACTTAAAGGTAGAAAAATCTTAAGTGTTAAAAATTATGGGAAATTTATAGTATTTGAATTTGATAATAAATTAAGAATGATTTCACACTTAAGAATGTCAGGAAGATATTATTTCACTTCTTGATTTAATTACATTTCCGAACCAATTTGACGTTATAACAATTGTGTCGAATTTATTGTCGATACTGATAAAAAAGAATTTGTTTCATCAACTGCTGATATTTTAATTTACCGTGATCCAAGAATGTTTGGTTCATTTGAATTAATTTCACCGCAAGATGATAGAAGTATTTATCAAATTAAAAATTTAGGTCAACTTCCACTGGATACTAATGTAGATGAACTTTATGAAAAGTTACAAAGAAAAAATATTTCAATTAAATCAGTTTTATTAGATCAATCTTTAGTACTTGGAATTGGTAACATTTATGCTGATGAAGCTTTGCACAAGGTAAAAATGTATCCAATGCTTAAATGTAATAAAGTATCAAAAGATCGCTTAAAACAACTACTTATTGCTGCTGGAGAAATTATGGAAGATTCCATAAAACATGGAGGTTCTTCAGTTCATACCTACGTTTCAGTTAACTCAAAATATGGAACGTTTCAGGAAAAACTGAAAATATATGGAAAAGAAGGGAAAATTTGCTCTTTATGTAACATTACTCCAATAAAAAAAAGTAAAATTAGATTATAA
- a CDS encoding IS30 family transposase yields MLIENKYNKKSIFCIKIEEQVYKTVALKTQREAYHHFVIMDSLNNENINKMHKEINSIREQKITNFNIEKLAIMFKHFETANSLTEIAKLMNISNKILKQNLKLATLDLKAEDSYKFCSNCGKRLTTIFKVSHHEWYKYKIENIKNPVEQLRQNTLLKWKDIVRFSKYWSKQHKRVKKLLSKGQQISIDEKKFEPLISVATFLDYYKEQLEDKNAFVPTPQAFYDFMDCDYVHEIDFSIFIIKSKRGISKAHWDKQQNKKKKPKGTQSTKINFGISIHLAPLSIRNREEFGHYEMDTVILNLRAKWCILTLLERKTRMLFGILTRRDAESVKEALITLINHHNLTILSLTIDNGSENVKLNEIKQIPVIYKCDTYSSWQKGSIENAHKKIRNFLPKGKFPRYVNDEYIFQMFIAINDQYREYIDDKTGRKIRLKTSEFFNSFI; encoded by the coding sequence ATGTTAATCGAGAATAAATATAATAAAAAAAGTATTTTTTGTATAAAAATTGAGGAGCAAGTTTACAAGACTGTTGCATTAAAAACACAAAGAGAAGCATACCATCATTTTGTGATTATGGATTCATTAAATAATGAAAATATAAACAAGATGCATAAAGAAATAAATAGCATCAGAGAACAGAAAATCACAAATTTTAACATTGAAAAACTCGCAATAATGTTTAAACATTTTGAAACAGCAAATTCACTTACTGAAATTGCGAAATTAATGAATATATCAAATAAAATTTTGAAGCAAAATTTAAAACTAGCCACATTAGATCTTAAAGCAGAAGACTCATATAAATTCTGTAGTAATTGTGGAAAGAGATTAACAACTATTTTTAAAGTTTCACATCATGAGTGATATAAATATAAAATAGAAAATATTAAAAATCCAGTTGAACAATTAAGGCAAAATACCTTATTAAAATGAAAAGATATTGTTCGCTTTTCAAAATACTGAAGTAAACAACACAAACGAGTTAAAAAACTTTTATCTAAAGGACAACAAATTTCTATTGATGAAAAGAAATTTGAACCACTTATATCTGTTGCTACATTTCTTGATTATTATAAAGAGCAATTGGAAGATAAAAATGCTTTTGTCCCTACACCACAGGCTTTTTATGACTTTATGGATTGTGATTATGTACATGAAATAGATTTTTCAATCTTTATTATTAAATCAAAAAGAGGAATATCTAAAGCTCATTGAGATAAACAGCAAAATAAAAAGAAAAAGCCAAAAGGAACTCAATCAACAAAGATTAATTTTGGAATTTCTATACATTTAGCTCCGCTATCTATAAGAAACAGAGAAGAGTTTGGTCATTATGAAATGGACACTGTAATACTTAATTTAAGAGCTAAATGATGTATTTTAACATTGCTCGAAAGAAAAACAAGAATGCTATTTGGGATTTTAACACGGCGAGATGCTGAATCAGTTAAAGAAGCGCTTATTACACTAATTAACCATCATAATTTAACAATATTATCTTTAACCATTGATAATGGTTCTGAAAATGTAAAGTTAAATGAAATTAAACAAATACCAGTTATTTATAAGTGCGATACATATTCTTCATGACAAAAAGGAAGCATAGAAAATGCTCATAAAAAAATCAGAAACTTTTTACCAAAAGGCAAGTTTCCTAGATATGTTAATGATGAATATATTTTTCAAATGTTTATCGCAATAAACGACCAATATAGAGAGTATATTGATGATAAAACAGGTAGAAAAATAAGACTAAAAACTTCAGAGTTCTTCAATAGTTTTATTTAA
- the thrS gene encoding threonine--tRNA ligase, with the protein MKANKLLNHTTSHLLGAAVETLYPGVKLGFGPATDEGFYYDFEFPTPLSDTELSKIERQMKKFASRNLVMKQVSINEYDFTNKPYKQELYDELVAAGKEVTFYALVDPLNNETVFVDLCAGGHVEDTKKIKHFKLLSLAGAYWRGNSDNIQLTRIYGTSWDTAEELDSYLAILKDRKERDHRKIGKELKLFTFNKLGGQGLPFWLEDGMYIHNEIRNLVLKMDRKYGFTEVLTPHFGEEELYKISGHLDHYKDDMFRPIVVENERLIPRPMTCPHHILCYNTEKRSYRDLPIRYSEQSQLYRYEKSGALTGLERVRGMLLTEGHLFVRKDQIAEEFKSMYQLIKETLEIFKIKISYVSLSLRDPENKEKYYEDDHMWNEAENQLREVLNELGVQYEEKIGEAAFYGPKMDIQIFTALGHEITVSTLQLDFLLPERFQLTYTNQNNEDERPVMIHRGLIGTYERFVAILLEQTKGVLPFWLAPKQFTVIPATNSAEDVKYASEVNNILFNADFRSKLDDREERLGKKVREAQMSKSKFQLILGEKERENESVSYREYGKDETVTLPLSEFILKMIRLRDSRE; encoded by the coding sequence ATGAAAGCTAATAAATTATTAAACCATACAACTTCTCACCTACTTGGTGCAGCAGTTGAAACACTTTATCCTGGAGTTAAACTTGGTTTTGGTCCAGCTACAGATGAAGGATTTTATTATGATTTTGAATTTCCTACACCTTTAAGTGATACAGAATTATCAAAAATCGAAAGACAAATGAAAAAATTCGCTTCACGTAATTTAGTTATGAAGCAAGTTTCAATTAATGAATATGATTTCACTAATAAACCATACAAACAAGAGTTATATGATGAATTAGTAGCCGCTGGAAAAGAAGTTACCTTTTATGCTCTTGTAGATCCACTTAATAATGAAACTGTTTTCGTTGACTTATGTGCTGGTGGTCATGTGGAAGATACTAAGAAAATTAAACACTTTAAATTACTTTCACTTGCTGGTGCATACTGGAGAGGAAACAGTGATAACATCCAATTGACTAGAATTTATGGAACATCTTGAGATACTGCAGAAGAATTAGATTCTTACCTTGCTATTTTAAAAGATAGAAAAGAAAGAGACCATAGAAAAATTGGTAAAGAATTAAAATTATTTACCTTTAATAAACTCGGAGGACAAGGTTTACCATTTTGACTTGAAGACGGAATGTACATCCACAATGAAATCAGAAACTTAGTGCTTAAAATGGACAGAAAATACGGATTTACTGAAGTTTTAACTCCACACTTTGGTGAAGAAGAACTTTACAAAATCTCAGGTCACTTAGATCACTATAAAGATGATATGTTTAGACCAATTGTGGTTGAAAATGAAAGATTAATTCCACGTCCAATGACATGTCCTCACCACATTTTATGTTACAACACAGAAAAACGTTCATACCGTGATTTACCTATTAGATATTCAGAACAATCACAACTTTATAGATATGAAAAATCAGGTGCTTTAACTGGTCTAGAACGTGTTAGAGGAATGCTTTTAACTGAAGGACATTTATTTGTTCGTAAAGACCAAATTGCCGAAGAATTTAAATCAATGTACCAATTAATTAAAGAAACACTTGAAATTTTCAAAATTAAAATTTCATATGTTTCTCTTTCACTTAGAGATCCTGAAAACAAAGAAAAATACTATGAAGACGATCATATGTGAAATGAAGCTGAAAACCAACTTCGTGAAGTGCTTAATGAATTAGGTGTACAATATGAAGAAAAAATCGGTGAAGCTGCATTTTACGGACCTAAAATGGATATTCAAATCTTTACTGCTTTAGGACACGAAATTACAGTTTCAACCTTACAACTTGATTTCTTACTTCCTGAACGTTTCCAACTTACATATACTAACCAAAATAATGAAGATGAACGTCCTGTTATGATTCACAGAGGTTTAATTGGAACATATGAAAGATTTGTTGCTATTTTACTTGAACAAACTAAAGGAGTATTACCATTTTGACTTGCTCCAAAACAATTCACAGTAATTCCTGCAACAAATTCAGCTGAAGATGTTAAATATGCTTCAGAAGTAAACAACATCTTATTTAATGCTGATTTCAGATCAAAACTTGATGATAGAGAAGAAAGACTTGGTAAAAAAGTTCGTGAAGCTCAAATGTCTAAATCTAAATTCCAACTTATTCTTGGTGAAAAAGAACGTGAAAATGAAAGTGTTTCATACAGAGAATATGGAAAAGATGAAACAGTTACATTACCATTATCAGAATTCATTTTAAAAATGATTAGATTGAGAGACTCACGTGAGTAA
- a CDS encoding Smr/MutS family protein, whose protein sequence is MRNVDLHGLTSEEAMIEVVRHLYDLKRSKVDSVLFITGNGTGTLKAALETFLEKNSIRYEIQNNGGAYYVNAAWAFSDNLNTKHDKELEEDLIDEDDLEDIFTGYKF, encoded by the coding sequence ATGAGAAATGTAGATTTGCATGGTTTAACAAGTGAAGAAGCAATGATCGAAGTCGTAAGACATTTATATGATCTTAAAAGAAGTAAAGTTGATTCAGTGCTTTTTATCACAGGAAATGGAACAGGAACACTAAAAGCTGCTCTTGAAACATTTTTAGAAAAAAACTCAATTAGATACGAAATACAAAATAATGGTGGAGCATATTATGTAAATGCTGCTTGAGCTTTTAGTGATAACTTAAACACTAAACACGATAAAGAACTTGAAGAAGATCTTATTGATGAAGATGACTTAGAAGATATCTTCACTGGTTACAAATTCTAG
- a CDS encoding zinc finger domain-containing protein, producing the protein MDYKQNGRGTSFCPLCQAEENE; encoded by the coding sequence TTAGATTATAAGCAAAACGGAAGAGGAACAAGCTTCTGTCCTTTATGTCAAGCGGAGGAAAATGAATAA
- a CDS encoding isochorismatase family cysteine hydrolase has product MNKRLLIVVDMLNGFAYEGALASNNIKDIIPTIQDIVQNFDNNLFVCDHHYEDDLEMQVYPQHCLANSTQAQIVPQLQPYVKEILYKNTTNAFWDIPVNLWDKYDEFYIVGCCSDICVLQLTLSLKTYLNKLHADKKIFVYKDAIATYDAPQHDAKEFNKFAIELLKNAGVIVKRWEM; this is encoded by the coding sequence ATGAATAAGAGACTTTTAATTGTAGTTGATATGCTAAATGGATTTGCTTATGAAGGTGCTCTTGCTTCAAATAACATAAAAGATATTATCCCCACTATACAAGATATAGTACAAAACTTTGATAATAATCTTTTTGTTTGTGACCATCATTATGAAGATGATTTAGAAATGCAAGTGTATCCACAACATTGTTTAGCTAACAGCACTCAGGCACAAATAGTTCCGCAACTGCAACCGTATGTTAAAGAAATTTTATATAAAAATACTACGAATGCCTTTTGAGATATCCCGGTTAACCTGTGAGATAAATATGATGAATTTTATATTGTTGGTTGCTGCAGTGATATATGTGTACTACAATTAACTTTAAGTTTAAAAACTTATTTAAATAAATTACACGCTGATAAAAAGATTTTTGTTTATAAAGATGCAATAGCAACTTATGATGCTCCGCAGCATGATGCAAAAGAGTTTAATAAGTTTGCGATTGAATTGTTAAAAAATGCAGGAGTTATAGTTAAAAGATGAGAAATGTAG
- the trpS gene encoding tryptophan--tRNA ligase, with product MKKVLVSGIKPTGDLTLGNYIGALRNFVALQDEFESYFFVADLHALTTGTVDASELKKARKTIVALYIACGLDPNKATIFYQSQVEAHAMMQWLCASETTLGELQRMTQYKDKATKLKQTNGTNKIPTNLLMYPTLMAGDILLYNPDIVPIGEDQTQHLELTRNIAERLNSKYGASFTLPDGYIPQVGARIKSLTDPTSKMSKSEHGTKSTIYLLENPQQAYNKIMKAVTDSEGKVYISKEKPGILNLLNIYAALTNMSLKEAEAKFKDYDYKQFKEAVASEVKSLLEDIQAKYNEALKVADEITDAGAAKASYIANKNLNKLMKKMGLYFKK from the coding sequence ATGAAAAAAGTATTAGTTAGTGGAATTAAACCAACTGGAGATTTAACTCTAGGGAATTATATTGGAGCTTTAAGAAACTTTGTTGCTTTACAAGATGAATTTGAATCATATTTCTTTGTAGCTGATTTACATGCACTTACTACTGGAACTGTAGATGCTAGTGAACTGAAAAAAGCTAGAAAAACTATTGTAGCCTTATACATAGCGTGTGGACTTGATCCTAATAAAGCTACAATCTTTTATCAATCACAAGTAGAAGCTCACGCAATGATGCAATGATTATGTGCATCTGAAACCACATTAGGTGAATTACAAAGAATGACTCAATACAAAGATAAAGCAACTAAATTAAAGCAAACCAATGGAACAAATAAAATACCAACTAACTTATTAATGTATCCCACATTAATGGCTGGAGATATTTTGCTTTATAACCCTGATATAGTTCCAATTGGAGAAGATCAAACTCAACACTTAGAATTAACTAGAAACATAGCTGAAAGATTAAATTCTAAGTATGGAGCAAGTTTCACTTTACCAGATGGATACATTCCACAAGTGGGAGCAAGAATTAAATCTCTTACTGATCCAACTTCAAAAATGTCTAAAAGTGAACATGGTACAAAATCTACAATTTATTTACTAGAAAATCCACAACAAGCTTATAACAAAATAATGAAGGCTGTAACTGATTCAGAAGGTAAAGTTTATATTTCAAAAGAGAAACCTGGAATTTTAAACTTATTAAATATTTATGCAGCATTAACTAATATGTCACTTAAAGAAGCAGAAGCTAAATTTAAAGATTATGACTATAAACAATTTAAAGAGGCAGTAGCGAGTGAAGTTAAAAGCTTACTTGAAGATATTCAAGCTAAATACAACGAAGCTTTAAAGGTAGCAGATGAAATTACTGATGCAGGTGCAGCTAAAGCTTCATACATAGCGAATAAAAATTTAAATAAACTTATGAAAAAAATGGGATTATATTTCAAGAAATAA